In a single window of the Verrucomicrobiaceae bacterium genome:
- the pheS gene encoding phenylalanine--tRNA ligase subunit alpha, whose amino-acid sequence MLSQLDSLKTDALAALEAAQDETTLEAVRVNFLGKKGSVTALSQGMKDVPVNQKKEVGAKLNDVRTAITDGIESKKLALQAALDAKAVEGIDITLPGRPGTGNGALHPLTQIRDLAIRTLRRLGFILAEGPEIETEFHCFDALNTPADHPARNEKDTFYLPDGRLLRTHTSSVQIRTMEAAKSLPIRIIAPGAAYRRDEIDATHLSVFNQLEGLYVSNDVSLADLKGTLEAFFREIFGPNTAVRFRPHFFPFTEPSFEIDVKLEAKGKDARWIEIAGCGMVDPAVFTAVNKSRGDNLFDPETTTGFAFGLGLDRLAMILHSITDIRHLIENDVRFLGQFAA is encoded by the coding sequence ATGCTTTCCCAACTCGATTCCCTCAAAACCGATGCCCTCGCCGCGCTCGAAGCCGCGCAGGATGAAACCACGCTCGAAGCCGTGCGCGTGAACTTCCTCGGCAAAAAAGGCAGCGTCACCGCTCTCAGCCAGGGCATGAAAGACGTGCCCGTCAATCAGAAGAAGGAAGTCGGTGCCAAACTCAACGACGTGCGCACCGCCATCACTGACGGTATCGAGTCGAAGAAGCTCGCGCTCCAAGCCGCACTGGACGCAAAGGCAGTCGAAGGCATCGACATCACGCTTCCCGGTCGCCCAGGCACTGGAAACGGCGCTTTGCACCCACTCACGCAGATCCGCGATCTCGCCATCCGCACGCTGCGTCGCCTCGGCTTCATTTTGGCCGAAGGACCGGAGATCGAGACCGAATTCCACTGTTTCGATGCTCTCAACACGCCTGCCGATCATCCGGCGCGGAATGAAAAAGACACCTTCTACCTCCCCGATGGCCGCCTGCTCCGCACGCACACCTCCAGCGTGCAAATCCGCACCATGGAAGCCGCGAAGTCGCTCCCCATCCGCATCATCGCCCCCGGCGCCGCCTATCGTCGCGATGAGATCGACGCCACGCACCTGAGCGTCTTCAACCAACTCGAAGGCCTCTACGTTTCCAACGACGTGAGCCTCGCCGACCTCAAAGGCACGCTCGAAGCCTTCTTCCGCGAGATCTTCGGCCCCAACACCGCCGTGCGCTTCCGCCCGCACTTCTTCCCGTTCACCGAGCCGAGCTTCGAGATCGATGTGAAACTCGAAGCGAAGGGCAAAGACGCCCGCTGGATCGAAATCGCCGGCTGCGGCATGGTCGATCCCGCCGTCTTCACCGCCGTGAACAAGAGCCGCGGCGACAATCTCTTCGATCCCGAGACCACCACCGGCTTCGCCTTCGGCCTCGGCCTCGACCGCCTCGCGATGATCCTTCACAGCATCACCGACATCCGTCACCTCATCGAAAACGACGTCCGCTTTCTTGGACAGTTTGCGGCATAA
- a CDS encoding GxxExxY protein encodes MTLDELTHQVIGMSMDIHRELGAGFLESVYHRALEIELAAAGIHFESNIPLNVFYKTKLVGKFEADMVITVGNIRLLIELKSCEAITKAPDAQTVNYLAATGIDDGLIINFGAKSLDWRHKYRLYKKRTA; translated from the coding sequence ATGACTCTCGACGAACTCACCCATCAAGTGATCGGCATGTCGATGGACATCCATCGCGAGCTTGGCGCCGGGTTTCTGGAATCCGTCTATCATCGAGCACTTGAAATCGAACTCGCAGCAGCAGGCATCCACTTTGAGTCAAACATCCCGCTGAATGTTTTCTACAAAACCAAACTGGTCGGCAAATTTGAGGCGGACATGGTCATCACGGTCGGAAACATCCGGCTTCTTATCGAACTCAAGTCCTGCGAGGCCATCACCAAAGCCCCTGATGCTCAAACCGTGAACTACCTAGCCGCCACCGGCATCGACGACGGACTCATCATCAATTTCGGAGCCAAAAGCCTCGATTGGCGTCACAAATACCGCCTCTACAAAAAACGCACGGCATGA
- the pheT gene encoding phenylalanine--tRNA ligase subunit beta: MDITNYVMMEMGQSLHCFDLDKLSGSIVVRQATDGEKFLALDSQTYTLQTDDLVIADQKRAVAIAGVMGGEETGVTEATTNVLLEAAWFTPSNIRRTSRRLGLSSDSSYRFERGIDPQQVQGASELATKLILEIAGGTAEDVLLVAGETPVLTSEITLDDDRARKLLGTPDLSSDEIRSILTKLGLTLENGRWTVPSYRADLQRPVDLIEEIARVIGLDRVPSKMTAVAVPSDATDRAYDFAMTIRQALVNRGCFEAQTLRLVADAQLADTLGGGTGVAVKNPLSEDHTTLRPSIIPGLIATAALNIRQGADRLRFFELGRVFLKLPNGGSREEERLAILISGPVSPSSWHARTPQAADIHELMGIIQNLPGLSRVSIEPKAVKESPANFLLTSELRAGNRNLGWIAQLHPSRARDISARHPVYVAELLLSALRQGSTGPAKFEELPRFPGMTRDVAMEVPADLPHAKVAAFFASQKEPLFIASEVFDVFTDPTGQKIAKDRKSIAWTLTYRSPEKTLETAEVDAAHQRILAALEKALPATVRR, encoded by the coding sequence GTGGACATCACGAACTACGTCATGATGGAGATGGGCCAGTCGCTGCATTGCTTTGACCTCGACAAGCTCAGCGGCTCCATCGTCGTGCGCCAAGCCACCGACGGTGAAAAATTCCTCGCCCTCGATTCGCAAACCTACACGCTACAAACCGACGACCTCGTCATCGCCGATCAAAAGCGTGCCGTCGCCATCGCCGGCGTCATGGGCGGTGAAGAAACCGGCGTCACCGAAGCCACCACCAACGTGCTCCTCGAAGCCGCGTGGTTCACGCCTTCCAACATCCGCCGCACCTCCCGCCGACTCGGCCTCAGCAGCGACAGCAGCTACCGCTTCGAGCGCGGCATCGACCCTCAACAAGTCCAAGGTGCCTCCGAACTCGCCACCAAACTCATCCTCGAAATCGCCGGAGGCACCGCGGAGGATGTTTTGCTCGTCGCAGGCGAAACACCCGTTTTGACCTCCGAAATCACGCTCGACGATGACCGCGCCCGCAAGCTCCTCGGCACGCCCGATCTCTCCAGCGACGAAATCCGCTCCATTCTGACCAAACTCGGCCTCACGCTCGAAAACGGCCGCTGGACCGTCCCCAGCTACCGCGCCGACCTCCAGCGCCCCGTCGATCTCATCGAGGAAATCGCCCGCGTCATCGGCCTCGACCGCGTTCCATCGAAAATGACCGCCGTCGCTGTCCCCAGCGATGCCACGGATCGCGCTTACGACTTCGCCATGACCATCCGTCAGGCCTTGGTCAATCGCGGCTGCTTTGAAGCGCAAACGCTGCGCCTCGTCGCCGACGCTCAACTCGCCGACACCCTCGGCGGCGGCACCGGCGTCGCCGTGAAAAATCCGCTCAGCGAAGACCACACCACGCTGCGCCCCAGCATCATCCCCGGCCTCATCGCCACCGCCGCGCTGAACATCCGCCAAGGCGCCGACCGCCTGCGCTTCTTCGAACTCGGCCGAGTGTTCCTGAAGCTCCCGAATGGTGGCAGCCGCGAAGAAGAACGCCTCGCCATCCTCATCAGCGGCCCCGTCAGCCCATCGAGCTGGCACGCCCGCACCCCGCAGGCTGCCGACATCCATGAGCTCATGGGCATCATTCAAAACCTGCCCGGCCTCAGCCGCGTCAGCATCGAGCCGAAAGCCGTCAAAGAATCCCCCGCGAACTTCCTGCTCACCAGCGAACTCCGCGCCGGCAATCGCAACCTCGGCTGGATCGCCCAACTGCATCCCTCCCGCGCCCGCGACATCAGCGCCCGTCATCCTGTCTATGTCGCCGAGCTGCTCCTCAGCGCCCTGCGCCAAGGCAGCACCGGCCCCGCGAAGTTTGAAGAACTCCCGCGCTTCCCCGGCATGACCCGCGACGTCGCCATGGAAGTCCCGGCCGACCTCCCGCACGCCAAAGTCGCCGCCTTCTTCGCCAGCCAGAAAGAGCCCCTCTTCATCGCCAGCGAAGTCTTCGACGTCTTCACCGACCCCACCGGCCAAAAGATCGCCAAGGATCGCAAATCCATCGCCTGGACCCTCACCTACCGCAGCCCCGAAAAGACCCTCGAAACCGCCGAAGTCGATGCCGCCCACCAGCGCATCCTCGCCGCGCTGGAGAAAGCCCTGCCTGCGACGGTGCGGAGATAG
- a CDS encoding IS5 family transposase gives MKRYRKTERGGGLFSAIEHEQAVAAKTLGILKLRDVISWESFRPLLEDLTGYATRDWTKGGKPPFDPVLMFKVLVLQKFHGLSDDDTEEQFFDRTSFKAFLGLRIGDDIPDAKTLWDFKQRIEEDGREGGRKLFDTFGQMLESKGIVAREGSIVDASFTEAPRQRNSREANQRIKQGERPEEFDENPAVGRQKDSEARWTKKNNESHYGWKNHVKADLKTKIILNSTTTPASVHDSQVFEGLLDDKDQAVLADSAYHSEEHEAHLIKINAQEFLMRKATRGHPLSEKEMRANHTISRMRVRVEHIFARMAQMGADLCRSIGLKRATQHNHLSNLVYNMDRYACLVR, from the coding sequence ATGAAGCGCTACCGCAAGACAGAACGAGGCGGCGGACTGTTCTCCGCCATTGAACATGAGCAGGCCGTTGCCGCCAAAACCCTCGGCATCCTCAAGCTGCGCGACGTTATCTCTTGGGAAAGTTTCCGCCCGCTGCTCGAAGATCTCACTGGCTACGCCACCCGCGACTGGACCAAGGGCGGCAAGCCCCCGTTCGACCCCGTGCTGATGTTCAAAGTCCTTGTGCTACAGAAGTTCCACGGCCTCAGCGACGACGACACCGAGGAGCAATTCTTTGACCGCACCAGTTTTAAAGCCTTCCTCGGTCTGCGCATCGGCGACGACATCCCCGACGCCAAAACACTCTGGGACTTCAAGCAACGCATCGAAGAGGACGGTCGCGAAGGCGGTCGCAAACTCTTCGACACCTTCGGCCAGATGCTCGAAAGCAAAGGCATCGTCGCGCGAGAAGGCAGCATCGTGGACGCCAGCTTCACGGAAGCCCCACGCCAGCGCAACAGCCGCGAGGCGAACCAGCGCATCAAGCAGGGCGAACGCCCTGAAGAGTTCGACGAGAACCCCGCCGTGGGCCGCCAGAAAGACAGCGAAGCACGCTGGACGAAGAAGAACAACGAGTCGCACTACGGCTGGAAGAACCATGTGAAGGCCGACTTGAAAACCAAGATCATCCTGAACTCCACCACCACGCCCGCCAGCGTGCACGACAGCCAAGTGTTTGAAGGACTGCTTGATGACAAAGATCAGGCCGTGCTCGCCGACTCGGCCTATCACAGCGAGGAGCACGAGGCGCATCTCATCAAGATCAACGCGCAGGAGTTCCTGATGCGCAAAGCCACGCGAGGCCACCCGTTGAGCGAGAAAGAAATGCGCGCCAACCATACGATCAGCCGGATGCGTGTGAGGGTAGAGCACATCTTCGCGCGGATGGCGCAAATGGGAGCCGATCTATGTCGAAGCATCGGATTGAAACGAGCCACACAGCACAACCACCTCAGCAATCTGGTCTACAACATGGACCGCTATGCCTGTTTGGTTCGCTAA
- a CDS encoding transposase yields the protein MVRSMQGRKVYLILDNLRVHHSKPVKEWLEQHQEQIAVHHLPSYSPELNPDERLNRALKSKLGVLPAARVSGRLQKQIIGQMRSCQRLPEQVRAFFKSASTQYAA from the coding sequence ATGGTTCGCTCGATGCAGGGGCGCAAAGTGTATCTCATCCTCGACAACCTGCGGGTGCATCACAGCAAGCCGGTGAAGGAGTGGCTGGAGCAGCATCAGGAGCAGATCGCGGTGCATCACCTGCCCAGCTACAGTCCAGAGCTCAATCCCGACGAGAGGCTCAACCGTGCGCTGAAAAGCAAACTGGGAGTGCTACCCGCCGCCCGGGTGAGCGGGAGGCTGCAAAAGCAGATCATCGGCCAGATGCGCTCATGCCAGAGGCTGCCAGAACAAGTCCGTGCCTTCTTTAAATCTGCCTCAACCCAATATGCAGCTTGA
- a CDS encoding winged helix-turn-helix domain-containing protein, producing the protein MHPRTVQQWKRHQRQHGTAALLCDERGRKHGDKRLMSAEQEKEVSRLITDRLPEQLKLPFALWTRKAVAQLLDKRFGLKLPMRTMGLYLKRWGSHPRSH; encoded by the coding sequence GTGCATCCCCGCACTGTCCAGCAGTGGAAGCGGCACCAGCGCCAACACGGCACCGCAGCCCTGCTGTGCGACGAGCGCGGCAGGAAACATGGGGATAAACGGCTCATGAGCGCCGAGCAGGAGAAGGAAGTGAGCAGGCTCATCACCGACAGGTTGCCCGAGCAGTTGAAGCTGCCCTTTGCACTATGGACCCGCAAAGCTGTCGCCCAACTGCTGGACAAGCGCTTCGGGCTCAAGCTGCCCATGCGCACCATGGGGCTGTATTTGAAGCGCTGGGGTTCACACCCCAGAAGCCATTGA
- a CDS encoding transposase — MPSAAVIDSQSVKGGQLPAVSCGYDAGKKIKGRKRHALTDTNGLLLGVVVTPADVQDRDGAKLLLYMFCHSFMSLLISFADEGYAGNLKDQKGVIILTRRWVIERSFGWLVKATASDTRSPETPTPPRSLRLSCFYRHHDTAPHHFTVSSTFCRGGSYVSWCQLVLSAHFSPSFHLAQA, encoded by the coding sequence ATGCCCAGCGCCGCTGTCATCGACAGCCAAAGCGTCAAAGGCGGGCAGCTACCGGCTGTGAGCTGCGGTTACGACGCGGGCAAGAAGATCAAGGGACGCAAGCGCCACGCGCTCACCGACACCAACGGCCTGCTGCTGGGCGTGGTGGTCACGCCCGCCGACGTGCAAGATCGTGACGGCGCAAAGCTGCTGCTGTACATGTTCTGCCACAGCTTCATGAGCCTGCTGATAAGCTTTGCCGATGAAGGCTACGCGGGGAATCTCAAAGATCAGAAAGGCGTCATCATATTGACGCGACGCTGGGTCATCGAACGGAGCTTTGGCTGGCTAGTGAAAGCAACGGCGTCTGACACGCGATCACCAGAAACACCCACACCACCACGAAGCCTTCGTCTATCTTGCTTTTATCGGCATCATGACACAGCGCCTCACCACTTTACAGTCAGTTCAACCTTTTGCCGGGGAGGCTCTTACGTTTCATGGTGTCAGTTGGTACTCTCCGCGCACTTCAGCCCTTCATTCCATCTGGCTCAAGCCTAG
- a CDS encoding metallophosphoesterase, producing MANNRRRFLKVCGSSIAGGVFASPALLEAVADEGVKPKASTRIGFIADVHQDIMHDGVVRLKKFIAAMNDRKVDMIVNLGDFCVPHSRNDPFLATWKTFTGPRFHVIGNHDTDEGFTREQVVDRYEMPSRYYSADVAGLHVVVLDANDPDGKTKRYPMFIAADQLEWLRKDLHETTRPTVVCVHQPIDSFDKWVINAGEVRSILRSAKTERGSPKVVAVFSGHAHLDYVTTSDEIPHVQINSASYAWVGIDHANYSEEITNQRPRLRKACPYAEPLWAVATLDFERGELRLEGRESQWVGSDPWELGIDEDKYQRSRELSRPAIRNITTRLG from the coding sequence ATGGCGAACAATCGACGTCGATTTCTGAAGGTGTGCGGTTCGAGTATAGCTGGTGGAGTTTTCGCTTCGCCTGCATTGCTCGAAGCTGTCGCGGATGAGGGGGTGAAACCTAAAGCCTCAACGCGAATTGGATTCATCGCAGATGTTCATCAAGACATCATGCACGATGGTGTCGTCAGGCTGAAAAAATTCATTGCTGCAATGAACGACAGAAAAGTCGATATGATTGTGAATCTTGGTGATTTCTGTGTGCCTCATTCGCGAAATGACCCGTTTCTTGCGACGTGGAAAACTTTTACTGGACCGCGATTTCACGTTATCGGCAACCACGACACCGACGAAGGCTTTACTCGCGAGCAGGTCGTCGACCGGTACGAGATGCCATCACGCTACTACAGCGCCGATGTTGCTGGATTACACGTCGTTGTACTTGATGCCAACGACCCAGATGGCAAAACCAAGAGGTATCCGATGTTCATCGCCGCCGACCAGTTGGAATGGCTACGAAAAGACCTGCACGAAACGACGCGACCCACTGTGGTTTGCGTTCACCAACCGATCGACTCATTCGACAAATGGGTCATCAACGCTGGGGAGGTCCGAAGCATTTTGAGGTCAGCGAAAACTGAGCGCGGGTCTCCGAAGGTTGTCGCCGTATTCTCAGGACATGCTCACCTCGACTATGTCACAACCAGCGACGAAATACCGCACGTGCAGATCAATAGTGCGTCGTATGCATGGGTTGGAATTGATCACGCGAACTATTCCGAGGAGATCACGAACCAACGCCCGCGACTGCGCAAGGCGTGTCCTTATGCTGAACCGTTGTGGGCGGTTGCAACTCTGGATTTCGAACGTGGCGAACTCCGGCTCGAAGGTCGCGAAAGTCAATGGGTTGGCTCTGACCCATGGGAACTTGGAATCGATGAAGACAAATATCAACGTAGTCGAGAGTTGAGCCGCCCCGCGATACGTAACATCACGACCAGATTGGGGTGA
- a CDS encoding PQQ-binding-like beta-propeller repeat protein yields MCIDPATGKLHSKFPWRDEEYIQAIGTSPVVIPGKNRAFITTAYPKGRPLGGVMIEYDADFQPKELWKSPQLAVHWMTPIFHEGHLYAIDGETEPKSRLVCVNADTGAEVWEKRIAWQDPVINRTMSILRASLLKVDGAFLCLGEIGSLQWLDLSPAGAEVKAQTQLFYATQTWSLPAVSHGLLYVRQQDRGVIGNSVARIICYDLRGE; encoded by the coding sequence ATGTGCATCGATCCAGCAACCGGGAAGCTGCACTCCAAGTTCCCCTGGCGTGATGAAGAGTACATCCAGGCCATCGGCACCTCGCCCGTCGTCATTCCAGGGAAAAACCGTGCCTTCATCACCACCGCTTACCCAAAGGGCCGACCGCTCGGCGGTGTGATGATCGAGTATGACGCCGATTTTCAGCCCAAAGAGCTGTGGAAGTCTCCCCAGCTCGCGGTGCATTGGATGACCCCGATTTTTCATGAAGGGCATCTCTACGCCATCGACGGCGAGACCGAGCCGAAGTCACGACTCGTCTGCGTGAATGCCGATACGGGGGCAGAAGTGTGGGAAAAGCGCATCGCCTGGCAAGACCCGGTCATCAATCGTACCATGAGCATCCTCCGCGCTAGCCTGCTGAAGGTGGATGGAGCATTCCTCTGCCTGGGTGAGATCGGCTCCCTACAGTGGCTGGATCTGAGCCCTGCTGGTGCCGAAGTGAAGGCTCAAACGCAGCTCTTTTATGCCACGCAGACATGGAGTCTCCCCGCCGTGAGTCACGGGCTACTCTATGTCCGGCAGCAGGATCGTGGCGTCATCGGGAACTCCGTCGCACGCATCATCTGCTACGATTTACGCGGAGAGTGA
- a CDS encoding PQQ-like beta-propeller repeat protein, which produces MFLFLFALQLCMAQEAFDRLKFHAEPRPLTKAAKTSDWPRLLGPSDDATSPESPLLKKWSVGGPKLVWEVEMGDAYNSPAIHGDFCVLFHALDGQETIECLHRENGKRFWKHSYPISYQDRYGFGNGPRGSPVIADGVVVTYGVTSELRALELKTGKLLWRHDVRDEMHVPQDFFGAGGTPLILDGRVILNVGGKKEPLDDSLSMRERKEHLAEAGTSVAAFDLKSGELKWKVEDAWGASYASPISAMLHGQAQGASLCWR; this is translated from the coding sequence GTGTTTCTTTTCCTTTTTGCCCTCCAGCTTTGCATGGCGCAGGAGGCCTTTGATCGGCTGAAATTCCATGCTGAGCCCAGACCTCTCACCAAAGCCGCAAAGACCAGCGATTGGCCGCGCCTGCTGGGGCCTAGTGATGATGCGACCTCGCCGGAGTCGCCGCTTTTGAAAAAGTGGTCCGTGGGTGGCCCTAAGCTAGTGTGGGAGGTGGAGATGGGGGATGCCTACAACTCACCCGCGATCCACGGCGACTTCTGCGTCCTTTTTCATGCCTTAGATGGCCAGGAGACCATCGAGTGCCTGCATCGCGAGAATGGAAAACGCTTCTGGAAGCACTCGTATCCCATTTCCTACCAGGATCGTTACGGCTTCGGCAATGGACCGCGTGGTAGTCCAGTCATCGCAGACGGAGTCGTTGTGACATACGGCGTCACGAGTGAGCTGCGGGCTCTGGAGCTCAAAACGGGAAAATTGCTCTGGAGGCACGATGTGAGGGATGAAATGCATGTGCCGCAGGATTTCTTCGGTGCAGGCGGCACACCGCTCATTCTCGATGGCCGTGTGATTTTGAATGTCGGTGGCAAAAAAGAGCCGCTGGATGACTCCCTGAGTATGCGGGAGCGCAAAGAGCATCTGGCGGAGGCTGGCACGAGCGTCGCTGCATTCGATTTGAAAAGCGGTGAGCTCAAATGGAAGGTCGAGGACGCTTGGGGGGCGAGTTACGCCTCCCCCATTTCTGCGATGCTGCACGGGCAGGCTCAAGGTGCTAGTCTATGCTGGCGGTGA
- a CDS encoding Dabb family protein, which translates to MKNATLILITAAAFLLSACSTCPIGQKTTAKGKIEHIVLVWLKRPGNAADRATLLACARKFQTEIKLIEHLSTGTAVPSERPIVDDSFDVGFIMRFASKADMTTYEKHPVHVQTVKDTLLPLAKKVQVYDIGCE; encoded by the coding sequence ATGAAGAACGCCACTCTCATCCTCATCACTGCCGCCGCCTTTCTTCTGAGCGCATGCTCCACCTGCCCCATTGGACAGAAAACCACCGCCAAAGGCAAAATCGAGCACATCGTCCTCGTCTGGCTGAAGCGTCCCGGCAACGCTGCTGACCGCGCCACGCTCCTCGCCTGCGCACGGAAATTCCAGACTGAGATCAAGCTCATCGAGCACCTCAGTACCGGCACCGCCGTCCCCAGCGAGCGCCCTATTGTCGATGACAGCTTTGACGTCGGCTTCATCATGCGCTTCGCCAGCAAGGCGGACATGACCACCTATGAAAAGCACCCCGTGCATGTGCAGACCGTGAAGGACACCCTCCTCCCCCTGGCCAAAAAAGTGCAGGTTTATGACATCGGCTGTGAGTGA
- a CDS encoding DUF2071 domain-containing protein: MLQRWESLAFLNWRWDPADIQRTLPAGLTVDTFQGDAWLGIVPFFMRGIRPRYCPPVPGISDFLELNVRTYVRDAQGRHGVWFYSLDCNQPIAVWTARNFFHLPYEHARMSAAVTGQSVDYTCQRHEAASPSRFHYTLASSSEIAEPGTLEFFLAERYLLMAQSARGLLCGQVHHEPYPLAKVKLDAWDVQPLLHAGFDPPTRPPDHLIGSPGVNVRVYPLTA, from the coding sequence ATGCTCCAGCGCTGGGAGAGCCTTGCATTTCTGAATTGGCGCTGGGACCCGGCGGACATCCAGCGCACACTGCCCGCTGGTTTGACCGTCGATACCTTTCAAGGAGACGCTTGGCTGGGAATCGTGCCATTTTTCATGCGGGGCATCCGGCCACGCTACTGCCCGCCCGTGCCTGGCATCAGCGACTTTCTGGAACTCAATGTCCGCACCTACGTGCGTGATGCGCAGGGCCGACATGGCGTATGGTTTTACTCGCTCGACTGCAATCAACCCATCGCCGTTTGGACAGCCCGCAACTTTTTCCACCTCCCCTACGAGCATGCGCGGATGTCTGCGGCAGTGACAGGCCAAAGCGTGGACTACACCTGCCAGCGGCACGAAGCCGCTAGTCCCTCGCGCTTTCATTACACACTCGCCAGTAGTTCCGAAATCGCGGAACCAGGCACGCTCGAGTTCTTCCTCGCGGAGCGCTATCTTCTCATGGCTCAATCCGCTCGCGGATTGCTCTGCGGACAGGTGCATCATGAACCGTACCCACTCGCGAAAGTGAAATTGGATGCATGGGACGTGCAGCCCTTGCTTCACGCCGGTTTTGATCCCCCAACTCGCCCACCTGATCATCTCATCGGCTCACCGGGTGTGAATGTGCGGGTATATCCGCTTACCGCATGA
- a CDS encoding phosphoribosylanthranilate isomerase — translation MFPPDHDIPGVKICGFKDPAQVTAVAALGPQAIGINLWPQSKRYMPLATAQAHLQPIAQTQHLIAVLVNADAALIDAAHASGLFRSLQLHGDETPELVATLMALGIHIIKALQVRDTASIDQIGQYPCRDILLDAWNPGLYGGGGHAFPWELAIEAAQRFPEKRIILSGGLSPDNVAVAIARTHPAAVDVASGVESAPGIKDLALVSRFLAQARPSGSVAANASEP, via the coding sequence ATGTTCCCACCTGATCACGACATCCCCGGCGTCAAAATCTGCGGATTCAAAGACCCCGCCCAAGTCACCGCCGTCGCAGCCCTCGGTCCCCAAGCCATCGGCATCAATCTGTGGCCGCAATCAAAGCGCTACATGCCCCTAGCGACCGCACAGGCACATCTCCAGCCCATTGCCCAGACGCAGCATCTCATCGCCGTCCTCGTCAATGCAGACGCCGCACTCATCGACGCCGCACACGCCAGCGGGCTCTTTCGCAGCCTCCAGCTCCACGGAGATGAGACACCAGAGCTCGTCGCCACGCTCATGGCACTCGGCATTCACATCATCAAAGCCCTCCAAGTCCGCGACACTGCCAGCATCGACCAAATCGGCCAGTATCCTTGTCGGGACATCCTCCTCGATGCCTGGAATCCCGGACTCTACGGCGGCGGAGGCCATGCATTCCCCTGGGAACTCGCGATCGAAGCCGCCCAGCGCTTCCCGGAAAAGCGCATCATCCTCTCCGGCGGACTCAGCCCAGACAACGTCGCCGTAGCCATCGCCCGCACCCATCCCGCTGCTGTAGATGTCGCCAGCGGCGTGGAATCTGCCCCTGGCATCAAAGACCTCGCACTCGTCTCCCGCTTCCTCGCCCAAGCCCGGCCCTCCGGCTCCGTGGCAGCCAACGCATCGGAGCCATGA
- a CDS encoding MotA/TolQ/ExbB proton channel family protein encodes MHAHSFLAAASGLSAAWEFISTGGFVMGLILICSFAAVTTMVLAWLHLREHIIMPQSVITQLRSVPSYAGKGDIRPLQQFLDSDGSMLARLGSMAVSGSYTSKQECIDACTSKAREEIHHLERGIPLLEVMVSVAPLLGLLGTTAALVGMFSAFGEGGAGGPDTAGIAREIGVALRCTIAGLFVAVPSVLAHTYFTRRIDAISVKVEGILQEVIHQFFAHFEVKHVGDKA; translated from the coding sequence ATGCACGCTCACTCCTTTCTCGCCGCCGCTTCTGGACTCTCCGCCGCCTGGGAATTCATCTCTACGGGCGGATTTGTCATGGGACTGATCCTGATATGCTCCTTCGCGGCTGTGACGACCATGGTTCTGGCTTGGCTGCATCTGCGTGAGCACATCATCATGCCGCAGTCCGTGATCACCCAGCTACGCTCAGTGCCGAGCTATGCTGGCAAGGGGGACATCCGCCCGCTGCAGCAGTTTTTGGATAGTGATGGCAGCATGCTAGCACGCCTGGGCAGCATGGCGGTGAGCGGCAGCTACACCAGCAAGCAGGAGTGCATCGACGCCTGCACTTCCAAGGCCCGCGAGGAGATCCACCACCTCGAGCGCGGCATCCCGCTGCTGGAGGTGATGGTCTCCGTGGCACCGCTGCTTGGCCTGCTGGGCACCACCGCAGCGCTGGTGGGCATGTTCAGCGCCTTCGGTGAAGGTGGCGCGGGTGGGCCAGATACAGCCGGCATCGCACGCGAGATCGGTGTGGCGCTGCGCTGCACCATCGCGGGCCTATTTGTCGCCGTGCCTTCGGTGCTGGCGCACACCTATTTCACCCGCCGCATCGACGCCATCTCCGTGAAGGTCGAGGGCATCCTGCAGGAGGTCATCCATCAATTTTTCGCTCACTTTGAGGTGAAGCACGTCGGCGATAAAGCCTGA